One genomic window of Daphnia pulex isolate KAP4 chromosome 10, ASM2113471v1 includes the following:
- the LOC124205801 gene encoding glutathione peroxidase 1-like: MVSGDETKVSQNCVSSNSSTDIGVYGYAERELNSSRTLFLSEFLGKQEPGTTDEEIMNGIRYVRPGNNFQTNITFFRKIEVNGANDHPLYSYLKKSCPTTRDFFEPIARLIYSPLRNNDVRWNFEKFLIDRKGKPVKRYDASTRVSDMRVDIESLVFPSVEFVYGS; encoded by the exons ATGGTAAGCGGAGACGAGACCAAAGTGAGCCAGAATTGCGTCTCGTCCAACTCTTCCACTGACATTGGCGTTTATGGTTATGCAGAGAGGGAGCTCAACAGCTCAAGGACATTATTCCTTTCGGAATTCTTGGGGAAG CAAGAACCCGGAACTACAGATGAGGAGATTATGAACGGGATTCGTTACGTCCGGCCGGGAAACAATTTCCAGACGAACATAACGTTTTTCCGCAAGATTGAAGTCAACGGCGCTAACGACCATCCCTTATATTCTTATCTGAAA AAAAGTTGCCCGACGACTCGTGATTTCTTCGAACCAATCGCCAGACTCATTTACAGTCCATTGCGCAACAACGATGTCCGCtggaattttgaaaagtttcTCATCGACCGCAAGGGCAAACCTGTGAAACGTTACGATGCCAGTACTCGGGTCTCAGATATGCGCGTTGACATTGAATCCCTTGTTTTCCCCTCTGTAGAATTTGTTTATGGAtcgtaa
- the LOC124205795 gene encoding chitooligosaccharidolytic beta-N-acetylglucosaminidase-like: MDTKFLFFIGLFSIAQMAVGQSRTGEASPWAWACRTGRGCVKVEKDSPVEEGDNMNNPTLAGCKLTCNDESVLWPKPRDAIYLSKTLVSFLPVDIRINRINAPSSEVKSLTNEAIAIFRGVLRKSIPEAFRRRNQTAKDGQRPQIHIEVSITSGDVRLGMETQESYNLHVKTIFATAATPASPRSITSVSITATTFFGARHAIETLSQIMAWDKTLESMIMLTDANISDSPAFVHRGLIIDTSRNFVSVPVIKKIIDAMSYDKLNVFHWHLTDSQSFPFVSTREPRLALYGAYSSDQVYHPEDIKELVHYATVRGVKIVPEFDAPGHVGSGWEWGERAGMGQLALCLNIEPWHDYCAEPPCGILNPINDNIYSVLSNIYQDMNDLFQSDIFHMGGDGVKFKCWNETTEIIDWLRARGRNDYSKEDFLYLWSHFQNRSLEEVDKAYGNKQPIVLWTSPLTDDGNAEKFLDKERYIIQIWAKGTDQSIAQLYRQGFKLIMTNYDAWYFDCGYGQWVGKGPNNWCSPYSGWQKVYENSPRKLITNFNETFNSHQILGGEAAIWTEQVDGAAIEGKLWPRSSALAERLWTDPDTNWRTAEHRMNHHRERLVQRGIQADGLQPEWCHQNEGYCFL, from the exons ATGGACAcgaaatttctcttcttcatcggATTGTTTTCCATCGCTCAAATGGCCGTTGGGCAAAGCCGAACCGg GGAAGCGTCACCCTGGGCTTGGGCGTGCCGAACTGGCAGGGGATGTGTTAAAGTGGAAAAAGATTCGCCTGTAGAAGAAGGTGATAACATGAACAACCCAACACTGGCAGGTTGCAAATTGACTTGCAATGACGAGTCGGTGCTATGGCCAAAACCACGCGACGCAATCTATCTATCAAAAACCCTTGTGTCTTTCCTTCCGGTCGACATCCGCATCAATCGAATCAATGCACCAAGTTCCGAG gtTAAATCGTTGACGAATGAAGCGATTGCAATATTCCGTGGCGTCCTCCGCAAGAGTATTCCGGAAGCATTCCGCCGTCGCAACCAAACAGCAAAAGATGGACAGCGGCCGCAAATTCATATCGAAGTGTCTATCACGTCGGGTGACGTAAGGCTCGGGATGGAAACGCAAGAGTCTTACAATTTGCACGTGAAAACGATATTCGCCACTGCGGCCACACCTGCTAGTCCGCGCAGCATAACATCCGTTTCCATCACGGCGACGACTTTTTTCGGAGCTCGTCACGCCATTGAAACTTTGTCGCAAATCATGGCCTGGGATAAAACTCTGGAATCGATGATTATGTTGACGGATGCCAACATATCCGACTCGCCAGCCTTTGTTCACCGTGGACTCATCATCGACACGTCTCGTAATTTCGTCAGCGTTCCAGTAATCAAGAAGATTATCGACGCCATGTCCTACGATAAACTCAACGTATTCCATTGGCATCTGACTGATTCGCAATCCTTCCCGTTCGTGTCAACTCGGGAGCCAAGACTTGCGCTGTACGGAGCGTATTCCTCCGATCAAGTTTACCACCCTGAAGATATCAAAGAATTGGTCCACTACGCCACGGTTAGAGGAGTCAAGATAGTTCCGGAATTTGACGCACCAGGTCACGTTGGCAGCGGATGGGAATGGGGCGAACGTGCCGGAATGGGCCAGTTGGCTCTTTGCCTCAATATAGAACCATGGCACGACTATTGCGCCGAGCCACCTTGCGGAATCCTGAACCCCATCAACGATAATATCTACTCCGTATTGAGTAATATCTACCAGGATATGAATGATTTATTTCAGAGCGATATCTTCCACATGGGTGGCGACGGagtgaaattcaaatgctGGAACGAAACCACTGAAATTATCGATTGGCTGAGGGCTCGTGGACGGAACGACTACAGCAAAGAGGATTTCCTATATCTCTGGAGCCACTTTCAGAACCGATCTCTAGAAGAAGTAGACAAAGCTTACGGCAATAAACAACCCATCGTTTTGTGGACCAGCCCCCTGACAGACGATGGCAATGCCGAAAAATTTCTGGACAAGGAAAGATACATCATTCAAATTTGGGCAAAGGGTACGGACCAGAGTATCGCTCAACTTTACCGCCAAGGCTTCAAGTTAATTATGACAAATTATGACGCATG GTACTTTGATTGCGGGTATGGACAATGGGTTGGTAAGGGTCCCAATAATTGGTGCTCACCCTACAGTGGTTGGCAAAAAGTTTACGAAAACAGCCCACGAAAACTTATCACCAATTTTAACGAGACATTCAACAGCCATCAAATATTAGGCGGGGAAGCCGCCATCTGGACTGAACAA GTTGACGGAGCAGCTATCGAAGGCAAACTATGGCCTCGTAGTTCAGCTCTAGCTGAAAGACTGTGGACCGACCCGGACACGAACTGGCGCACTGCCGAGCACCGCATGAACCACCATCGTGAACGATTGGTTCAACGTGGAATTCAGGCTGATGGTCTTCAGCCAGAGTGGTGCCACCAAAACGAAGGATACTGTTTTctttga
- the LOC124205798 gene encoding putative zinc finger protein 833 isoform X2, translated as MAHQTGSSIDRKHQCQFCRKKFASLGRKQAHEKLHQSDPSAVSVRSPSDAKLVESSVSSPVEAEEPKALFVCPICDKTFKKEQYLQQHSRTHEAKKWECSVCRKLFTTKEYLRKHSRLHTGETPYTCDQCGKTFTFQQSYHKHLLYHSDDRPYSCDQCNRRFKELSTLHNHQRIHTGEKPYSCDICGKAFRQRVSYVVHRRIHTGALPYVCLTCGKSFRYKVSQRTHKCEAGRGVEGTGIIRHRPDWLERLVTAQQQLTAPEEKITVEVGKLEIAPNETPALDTMDEGSSFFDSKTYYDNDSLPTLDLSQLTLSLDSDLIFPS; from the exons ATGGCGCATCAGACGGGAAGTTCAATCGACCGCAAGCATCAGTGTCAATTTTGTCGCAAGAAGTTCGCAAGTCTGGGTCGCAAGCAGGCACATGAGAAACTTCATCAATCGGATCCATCTGCAGTTTCAGTTAGAAGTCCATCCGATGCGAAATTAGTCGAATCTAGTGTTTCATCACCCGTTGAAGCAGAGGAACCCAAGGCTTTGTTCGTTTGTCCGATTTGTGACAAGACATTCAAAAAG GAACAATATCTGCAGCAGCACAGTCGCACTCACGAAGCCAAAAAATGGGAGTGTTCCGTTTGCCGAAAACTTTTCACGACCAAAGAATATTTACGGAAACACTCGCGACTTCACACTG GTGAGACTCCCTATACTTGCGATCAGTGTGGTAAAACGTTCACTTTTCAGCAGTCCTACCACAAACATTTGCTCTACCACAG CGACGACCGACCGTACTCGTGTGATCAATGCAATCGTCGTTTTAAGGAACTTTCGACGCTTCATAATCATCAAAGAATTCACACAG GCGAGAAACCCTACTCTTGCGACATATGCG GAAAAGCTTTTCGTCAGAGAGTTTCCTACGTTGTCCATCGACGTATACACACAGGAGCTTTGCCTTATGTCTGTCTGACGTGCGGTAAATCATTCCGCTACAAG GTGAGTCAGAGGACTCACAAGTGCGAAGCTGGACGAGGTGTAGAAGGCACCGGTATCATTCGACACCGGCCTGATTGGCTGGAACGACTAGTAACTGCTCAACAGCAACTAACAGctccggaagaaaaaattactgtGGAAGTTGGGAAATTGGAGATTGCTCCGAATGAGACTCCCGCCCTTGACACGATGGACGAAGGGTCCAGCTTTTTCGATTCAAAAACTTATTATGATAACGATTCCCTGCCCACGTTGGATCTGTCTCAATTAACCCTTAGTTTAGATAGCGATTTAATATTTCCCAGTTAA
- the LOC124205798 gene encoding zinc finger protein 660-like isoform X1: MATTVACPLCLHSSFSQVNNFVTAFLNFFERPLNCPICGHLAGSATELKEHLNQHLTPLDANNVKLALVSPQDPKKYACKQCGTFETNDIAVLRLHVESEHPERRFLCVHCCKLFKAQASLTLHLRMAHQTGSSIDRKHQCQFCRKKFASLGRKQAHEKLHQSDPSAVSVRSPSDAKLVESSVSSPVEAEEPKALFVCPICDKTFKKEQYLQQHSRTHEAKKWECSVCRKLFTTKEYLRKHSRLHTGETPYTCDQCGKTFTFQQSYHKHLLYHSDDRPYSCDQCNRRFKELSTLHNHQRIHTGEKPYSCDICGKAFRQRVSYVVHRRIHTGALPYVCLTCGKSFRYKVSQRTHKCEAGRGVEGTGIIRHRPDWLERLVTAQQQLTAPEEKITVEVGKLEIAPNETPALDTMDEGSSFFDSKTYYDNDSLPTLDLSQLTLSLDSDLIFPS; this comes from the exons ATGGCGACTACTGTCGCTTGCCCGTTGTGTCTTCACAGCTCGTTTTCGCAAGTAAACAATTTCGTAACAGCATTcctaaatttctttgaaagACCTTTGAATTGCCCCATATGCGGTCACTTAGCTGGAAGTGCAACAGAGTTAAAAGAACACCTTAATCAACACTTAACACCCTTAGATGCCAATAACGTGAAACTTGCTCTAGTTAGCCCACAGGACCCGAAAAAATACGCCTGTAAACAATGCGGAACTTTCGAAACGAACGACATTGCAGTATTGAGGTTACACGTAGAGTCGGAGCATCCAGAAAGAAGATTTCTGTGCGTGCATTGCTGCAAATTATTTAAAG CTCAGGCTAGTCTTACATTACATTTGAGAATGGCGCATCAGACGGGAAGTTCAATCGACCGCAAGCATCAGTGTCAATTTTGTCGCAAGAAGTTCGCAAGTCTGGGTCGCAAGCAGGCACATGAGAAACTTCATCAATCGGATCCATCTGCAGTTTCAGTTAGAAGTCCATCCGATGCGAAATTAGTCGAATCTAGTGTTTCATCACCCGTTGAAGCAGAGGAACCCAAGGCTTTGTTCGTTTGTCCGATTTGTGACAAGACATTCAAAAAG GAACAATATCTGCAGCAGCACAGTCGCACTCACGAAGCCAAAAAATGGGAGTGTTCCGTTTGCCGAAAACTTTTCACGACCAAAGAATATTTACGGAAACACTCGCGACTTCACACTG GTGAGACTCCCTATACTTGCGATCAGTGTGGTAAAACGTTCACTTTTCAGCAGTCCTACCACAAACATTTGCTCTACCACAG CGACGACCGACCGTACTCGTGTGATCAATGCAATCGTCGTTTTAAGGAACTTTCGACGCTTCATAATCATCAAAGAATTCACACAG GCGAGAAACCCTACTCTTGCGACATATGCG GAAAAGCTTTTCGTCAGAGAGTTTCCTACGTTGTCCATCGACGTATACACACAGGAGCTTTGCCTTATGTCTGTCTGACGTGCGGTAAATCATTCCGCTACAAG GTGAGTCAGAGGACTCACAAGTGCGAAGCTGGACGAGGTGTAGAAGGCACCGGTATCATTCGACACCGGCCTGATTGGCTGGAACGACTAGTAACTGCTCAACAGCAACTAACAGctccggaagaaaaaattactgtGGAAGTTGGGAAATTGGAGATTGCTCCGAATGAGACTCCCGCCCTTGACACGATGGACGAAGGGTCCAGCTTTTTCGATTCAAAAACTTATTATGATAACGATTCCCTGCCCACGTTGGATCTGTCTCAATTAACCCTTAGTTTAGATAGCGATTTAATATTTCCCAGTTAA
- the LOC124203538 gene encoding alpha-(1,3)-fucosyltransferase C-like has protein sequence MWLLLLMILPEHIRNRRSVKVAAFLVVVGTLVFWWYNFPFQKVHDYILQSKRGKSILLWNSNENERFFSQHSGSCGSIRCEIISNRSARPIESYDAIVVIFDDEFSPVDPMELAEFQSESNNTNQKFVFYTRKSPQSLASYHSVSESTGVFNWTMTYRRDSDIPMLYGRIAPEELSFLSPEDVLRHIERARKTFRPRPKSISKPNKGSPIVAWMASDCNTTSQRESYVKELKNFIEVDVYGECGNLTCDGPQCYDILVRNYKFYLSFENSLCPDYVTETFFTMMDRDVVPVVYGGADYTRYAPTHSYIDARQFKPEELATYLKSLDANDTLYGEYFWWKDHYRVTSSEENMWRNSFCNLCQKLHRDFESKSYQDLISYWGDNNQCVPFDPKWIF, from the coding sequence ATGTGGCTGCTTCTCTTGATGATTTTACCGGAACACATCAGGAATAGACGATCCGTCAAAGTGGCCGCCTTCTTGGTCGTCGTGGGAACACTGGTGTTTTGGTGGTACAATTTCCCTTTCCAAAAAGTTCACGATTACATTTTACAGAGCAAAAGAGGCAAATCCATTTTACTCTGGAACTCTAACGAAAATGAAAGATTCTTCAGTCAGCACAGCGGCAGTTGCGGTTCTATTCGATGCGAAATCATTTCCAATCGATCGGCACGTCCCATCGAATCTTACGACGCCATCGTCGTCATTTTCGACGACGAATTCTCTCCAGTCGACCCAATGGAGTTGGCCGAATTTCAATCGGAGAGCAATAACACAAATCAAAAGTTCGTCTTCTACACCCGAAAATCACCGCAATCGCTAGCCTCTTATCACAGCGTGAGTGAATCCACAGGCGTTTTCAATTGGACCATGACCTACAGAAGGGATTCGGATATTCCTATGCTCTACGGACGGATCGCACCGGAAGAATTGAGTTTCCTCTCGCCGGAAGACGTACTCCGTCACATAGAAAGAGCTCGCAAAACCTTCCGGCCACGCCCAAAGTCGATTTCAAAACCCAACAAAGGTTCACCCATTGTTGCCTGGATGGCCTCCGATTGCAACACAACAAGTCAGCGGGAATCGTATGTCaaagaattaaagaatttCATCGAAGTTGATGTTTACGGTGAATGTGGTAACTTAACTTGTGATGGACCGCAGTGTTACGACATTCTGGTGCGCAACTACAAGTTCTACCtgtcatttgaaaattcactTTGTCCTGATTACGTGACGGAAACGTTTTTTACCATGATGGATCGAGACGTTGTTCCGGTTGTGTATGGTGGCGCCGACTACACTCGATATGCTCCGACCCATTCCTACATCGACGCTCGACAATTCAAGCCGGAAGAATTGGCCACTTACCTGAAATCCCTGGACGCCAACGATACGTTGTACGGCGAATATTTTTGGTGGAAGGATCACTACCGGGTAACATCCAGTGAGGAGAACATGTGGCGTAATTCATTTTGTAACTTGTGTCAGAAATTGCACAGAGATTTCGAATCGAAATCTTATCAGGATCTGATATCTTACTGGGGTGACAACAATCAGTGCGTTCCGTTTGATCCGAAAtggatcttttaa
- the LOC124205800 gene encoding WSC domain-containing protein 2-like produces the protein MGRSKFSFRNPSVGRCTIFVAGLLSLVNLTIIFYWSLEQPTRQQLLKYFSLQHQENSEAHDQVYVSNVLDIAYRPWEDDPDCREYTVGFIRNGSRPMMALMSYPGSGNTWIRGIIERLSGYFTGSIYADKSLYVKGFYGEVVPIDCGCTIVQKTHDFQKNDYKPFVNKSAILIIRNPYGALVSYRNFMTTGYSHTASASPTQFTGISWKKFVTKEIDRWKTKALEWIPKIGHGGILLYEDLKKDKRNQFRNLMRYLGLEVDERRLDCVIKHDFSSFKRNSTRSTTNETIRDPFDSLLRGIIDKEIEIVQKALTDYGYDLKLLKE, from the exons ATGGGAAGATCAAAGTTTAGTTTTAGAAATCCAAGTGTCGGTCGCTGCACAATTTTTGTTGCTGGTCTGTTGTCTTTGGTGAatttaacaataattttttactgGTCGCTCGAGCAGCCTACAAGACAACAgctgttaaaatatttttcactacAGCATCAAGAAAATAGTGAAGCACACGACCAAGTATATGTGTCCAACGTTTTAGATATTGCTTACCGACCGTGGGAAGACGATCCTGATTGTCGGGAATACACCGTCGGATTCATCCGCAATGGATCTCGTCCCATGATGGCTCTCATGTCCTATCCAGGAAGCGGAAATACCTGGATACGTGGAATTATCGAACGACTGAGTGGTTACTTTACCGGAAGTATCTACGCAGATAAAAGCCTCTACGTGAAAG GATTTTACGGTGAAGTAGTGCCCATCGATTGTGGATGTACTATTGTACAGAAAACGCACGATTTTCAGAAAAACGATTACAAACCATTCGTTAACAAAAGCGCCATCCTCATCATCCGCAATCCGTACGGCGCTCTCGTCTCTTACCGAAATTTTATGACTACCGGATACAGTCACACGGCATCCGCTTCGCCAACTCAGTTCACTGGGATAAGTTGGAAAAAGTTTGTAACGAAAGAAATCGACCGATGGAAAACAAAGGCACTGGAGTGGATCCCCAAAATCGGACACGGAGGCATTTTACTGTACGAGGACTTGAAGAAAGATAAGCGGAATCAATTCCGAAATCTCATGCGGTACCTTGGATTAGAAGTGGACGAACGGCGGTTGGATTGCGTAATCAAacatgatttttcttcattcaaacGAAATTCAACTCGTTCTACCACGAATGAAACAATAAG GGATCCATTTGATTCATTGTTGAGAGGCATCATCGACAAGGAAATTGAAATCGTTCAGAAAGCCCTAACGGACTACGGCTATGATCTTAAGCTGCTGAAAGAATAA